In a single window of the Limnohabitans sp. 2KL-27 genome:
- a CDS encoding energy transducer TonB, translating to MSESTYLQAPPKRKLLGLGVVVALHAVLFWAIQAGLTRTVIDKMPVVVQALLLEEKRPELPPQPPAPPPPPKPTPPPPSPPPPLPPAYVPPAVTPAAAPPPQAIAAVSTTLPPPAPKAAPTLPAAPAPAAPAIAPVRTTAGVNIAQCDKPDYPAASRRMEEEGTVGLRFLVGVDGKVIQSEVAKSSGYKRLDEAARAGLAKCQFKPATVDGKPEQAWTTIQYVWRLE from the coding sequence ATGTCTGAGAGCACCTACCTTCAAGCACCGCCCAAGCGCAAGCTGCTGGGACTGGGGGTGGTCGTGGCTTTGCATGCTGTGTTGTTCTGGGCCATCCAGGCGGGGCTCACGCGCACCGTGATCGACAAAATGCCGGTGGTGGTGCAGGCGCTGCTGCTGGAAGAAAAGCGGCCTGAATTGCCGCCCCAGCCACCCGCCCCGCCCCCCCCGCCCAAGCCGACACCCCCACCTCCTTCGCCACCACCTCCTTTGCCACCGGCCTATGTGCCGCCTGCCGTGACACCGGCTGCGGCGCCCCCGCCCCAGGCCATCGCGGCCGTGAGCACCACGCTGCCACCGCCTGCACCCAAAGCCGCGCCCACGCTGCCTGCCGCGCCAGCGCCAGCTGCGCCTGCCATCGCCCCGGTCCGCACCACCGCAGGCGTCAACATCGCCCAATGCGACAAGCCCGATTACCCCGCGGCCTCTCGGCGCATGGAAGAAGAAGGCACGGTGGGTTTGCGGTTTTTGGTGGGCGTGGATGGCAAAGTCATACAGTCCGAGGTGGCCAAAAGCTCTGGCTACAAACGCCTGGACGAAGCCGCACGCGCTGGTTTGGCCAAGTGCCAGTTCAAACCGGCCACCGTCGACGGCAAACCCGAACAAGCCTGGACCACCATCCAATATGTGTGGCGGCTCGAATGA
- a CDS encoding MotA/TolQ/ExbB proton channel family protein, which yields MFNTLKHSLLAAVVCTGLLFTGLSQAAPDAATPTSASATAAASLVPAPATAPQDNPYGLGALWAQGDAVAKGTLLVLVLMSMGSWYVIFTKFTAQSKLHRFAQTAQANFWSAGSVRQAADALEADSPFRFIAEKGLEGASKHEGLLGNVDFNTWVTMSIQRAMGTVQSRQQDGLAVLATVGSTAPFVGLFGTVWGIYHALVKIGMSGQASIDKVAGPVGEALIMTAIGLAVAVPAVLGYNWLVRRNKVAMEAVNAFGADLHAVLLASAKK from the coding sequence ATGTTCAACACTTTGAAGCACAGCCTGCTGGCCGCTGTGGTGTGTACCGGCCTTTTGTTCACAGGCCTGAGCCAGGCCGCACCCGATGCGGCCACACCGACCTCGGCCTCGGCCACCGCTGCTGCCAGTCTGGTGCCTGCCCCGGCGACGGCCCCGCAAGACAACCCTTATGGCCTGGGCGCACTGTGGGCGCAAGGTGATGCAGTAGCCAAGGGCACGCTGCTGGTTTTGGTGCTCATGAGCATGGGCAGTTGGTATGTGATCTTCACCAAATTCACCGCCCAATCCAAACTGCACCGCTTTGCCCAAACAGCGCAGGCCAACTTCTGGTCTGCAGGCTCGGTGCGCCAAGCGGCCGATGCGCTGGAGGCCGACAGCCCGTTTCGCTTCATTGCCGAAAAAGGCCTGGAGGGCGCCTCCAAACACGAGGGTTTGCTGGGCAATGTGGACTTCAACACCTGGGTGACGATGAGCATCCAGCGGGCCATGGGCACGGTGCAAAGCCGCCAGCAAGATGGCCTGGCGGTGCTGGCCACTGTGGGCTCGACCGCACCTTTTGTCGGTTTGTTTGGCACGGTGTGGGGCATCTACCATGCGCTGGTCAAGATCGGCATGTCGGGCCAAGCCAGCATCGACAAAGTGGCTGGCCCGGTGGGCGAAGCGCTCATCATGACCGCCATTGGCCTGGCCGTGGCGGTGCCTGCGGTGCTGGGCTACAACTGGCTGGTGCGGCGCAACAAGGTGGCGATGGAAGCGGTCAATGCCTTTGGCGCTGACCTGCACGCCGTGCTGCTGGCCTCGGCCAAAAAGTGA
- a CDS encoding biopolymer transporter ExbD, translating to MGMNLGPSLGNILGTTDDDEVIGTINTTPLVDVMLVLLIIFLITIPVVTTSIKVELPKEPNVVREAKPETVVISVNRAGQIYLYDTPIPSTRDLQTRLEKFAAMKPQPDVQIRGDAQSAFESVGRVMYAVQRAGITQVGFITDPAP from the coding sequence ATGGGCATGAACCTCGGCCCTTCTCTGGGCAACATTTTGGGCACGACCGACGATGACGAGGTCATCGGCACCATCAACACCACGCCGCTGGTGGATGTGATGCTGGTGCTGCTGATCATTTTCTTGATCACCATCCCGGTGGTCACCACCTCGATCAAGGTGGAGCTGCCCAAAGAGCCCAACGTGGTGCGCGAGGCCAAGCCCGAGACCGTGGTCATCTCGGTCAACCGGGCCGGGCAAATTTACCTGTACGACACCCCGATCCCGTCCACCCGGGACCTCCAAACTCGGTTGGAAAAATTTGCCGCCATGAAGCCGCAACCCGATGTGCAAATTCGGGGCGATGCACAAAGCGCCTTCGAGTCGGTGGGCCGCGTCATGTACGCGGTCCAACGAGCAGGCATCACCCAAGTGGGCTTCATCACCGACCCGGCTCCCTGA
- a CDS encoding biopolymer transporter ExbD: protein MAMNLGTGSTDESEVMMDINTTPLIDVMLVLIIMLIITIPAQLHAVNLDMPVASSAAPPLEPVVIRLDIEADSRLRWNGQLLADRPALEAQLAEAAARQPQPELHIRSHAQAQYAATAAVLASAQRLGLKKLGILGTERFAGP, encoded by the coding sequence ATGGCCATGAACCTGGGCACCGGCAGCACCGACGAATCGGAAGTGATGATGGACATCAACACCACGCCGCTGATCGACGTGATGCTGGTGCTGATCATCATGCTGATCATCACCATCCCGGCGCAATTGCACGCGGTCAACCTCGACATGCCCGTGGCCAGCAGCGCTGCGCCACCGCTGGAGCCTGTGGTGATTCGGCTCGACATCGAGGCCGACAGCCGACTGCGCTGGAACGGTCAACTGCTGGCCGACCGGCCCGCCCTGGAGGCCCAACTGGCCGAGGCTGCGGCGCGACAACCCCAGCCTGAACTGCACATCCGTTCGCATGCCCAAGCGCAGTACGCGGCCACCGCCGCCGTGCTGGCCAGTGCACAGCGTCTGGGCCTGAAGAAGCTGGGCATCCTCGGCACCGAGCGCTTTGCCGGCCCGTGA
- a CDS encoding tripartite tricarboxylate transporter substrate-binding protein translates to MKQWIALAALAAVSVGAQAQNFPGTKPVSIVVPFAAGGPTDRVARDLAEAMRKQIPGSNFVVENAAGAGGTIGANKVAKANPDGHTLLLFHIGMAATPALYRKLSYKPLEDFEYLGMVNDVPMTLVGKPQLPANTYRDFENYIRANAGKLNIAHAGLGSASHLCGLLWQSNLQTKDAMTTIPFGGTGPAMTALIGGQVDVMCDQTTNTTGQIEGGRVKAFAVTTAKPLSTHPVLKHYPSLQEMGLKGFNLTIWHGLYAPKGTPAAVTKSLNEALKKALKDPEFIKKNEGLGALVVNDKRVEPEEHKKFVAAEMVKIKAAVDAGGKYAD, encoded by the coding sequence ATGAAGCAATGGATCGCTCTGGCCGCTTTGGCCGCTGTTTCGGTGGGTGCCCAAGCCCAAAATTTCCCCGGCACCAAGCCGGTTTCCATCGTGGTGCCTTTTGCTGCCGGTGGCCCGACAGACCGCGTCGCACGCGACTTGGCCGAAGCCATGCGCAAGCAGATTCCCGGCAGCAACTTCGTGGTTGAAAACGCCGCAGGCGCGGGCGGCACGATCGGCGCCAACAAAGTCGCTAAAGCCAACCCTGATGGCCACACGCTCTTGTTGTTCCACATCGGCATGGCTGCCACCCCTGCTCTGTACCGCAAGTTGTCTTACAAGCCGCTGGAAGACTTTGAATATCTGGGCATGGTCAACGATGTGCCCATGACCTTGGTCGGCAAGCCCCAGTTGCCTGCCAACACCTACCGCGACTTTGAAAACTACATCCGCGCCAACGCCGGCAAACTCAACATCGCCCACGCAGGTCTGGGTTCAGCATCGCACCTCTGTGGCCTCTTGTGGCAATCGAATCTGCAGACCAAAGACGCGATGACCACCATCCCGTTCGGCGGCACAGGTCCAGCCATGACGGCCCTGATTGGCGGCCAGGTCGATGTCATGTGTGACCAGACCACCAACACCACCGGCCAGATCGAAGGCGGACGCGTCAAGGCTTTCGCGGTCACAACCGCAAAACCGCTGAGCACGCACCCTGTGCTCAAGCACTACCCCAGCTTGCAAGAAATGGGTTTGAAGGGTTTCAACCTGACCATCTGGCACGGTTTGTATGCCCCCAAAGGCACGCCTGCAGCGGTCACCAAATCTTTGAACGAGGCCCTGAAAAAAGCCCTGAAGGACCCTGAGTTCATCAAGAAGAACGAAGGCTTGGGCGCTTTGGTGGTGAACGACAAACGTGTTGAACCTGAAGAGCACAAGAAGTTTGTGGCTGCCGAGATGGTCAAGATCAAAGCAGCCGTGGACGCTGGCGGCAAGTACGCCGACTGA
- a CDS encoding phenylacetate--CoA ligase family protein, with protein MSQHFDTLETRSPQEREAALMSALPGQIANAKAHTSAFAQLLQDVDAESVNTRAALARLPVLRKQQLLERQQALRAQDPLGGFSTIGWKGMVRTTGVRRIYQSPGPIYEPEGHAADYWRAARAMSAAGFVAGDLVHNCFSYHLTPGAWIMESGAHALGCAVFPGGVGNTEQQLAAVADLRPVAYSGTPSFLKILIEKAQETGQKLSFTKALVSGEACPPSLREWFLQRGVAVFQCYATADVGLIAYETASREGLVLDEGVIVEIVRPGTGDPVPEGEVGEVVVTVLNPDYPLIRFGTGDLSAILPGMCPTGRTGQRIKGWMGRADQTTKIRGMFVHPGQVAEIVKRFPEVSKARLVVTGEMANDQMALHVETAHLSDEALKARVSEAVRDVTKLRGDVHLVKSGSLANDGKVIEDARSYQ; from the coding sequence ATGTCGCAGCACTTTGACACGTTGGAAACACGTTCACCCCAAGAGCGCGAGGCCGCGCTGATGTCGGCTCTACCCGGGCAGATCGCCAATGCCAAGGCCCACACAAGCGCTTTTGCGCAGTTGCTTCAGGATGTGGACGCCGAAAGCGTGAACACCCGTGCGGCTCTGGCTCGCCTGCCTGTTTTGCGTAAACAGCAGTTGTTGGAGCGCCAACAGGCGCTGCGCGCCCAAGACCCATTGGGCGGTTTTTCGACGATTGGTTGGAAAGGCATGGTCCGAACAACTGGCGTGCGTCGCATTTACCAGTCGCCTGGTCCGATTTACGAGCCAGAGGGCCACGCAGCGGATTACTGGCGTGCTGCACGCGCCATGTCGGCCGCAGGTTTTGTCGCGGGTGATCTGGTGCACAACTGCTTCAGTTATCACTTGACGCCCGGCGCCTGGATCATGGAAAGCGGTGCCCATGCGCTGGGCTGTGCCGTTTTTCCGGGCGGCGTGGGCAACACGGAGCAGCAACTCGCTGCCGTGGCCGATCTGCGTCCGGTCGCTTACTCGGGCACGCCCAGTTTCCTTAAAATTTTGATTGAAAAGGCCCAGGAAACCGGGCAAAAGCTGTCTTTCACCAAAGCCTTGGTGTCTGGCGAGGCCTGTCCCCCTTCTCTTCGTGAGTGGTTTTTACAAAGGGGCGTAGCCGTTTTTCAGTGCTACGCCACCGCCGATGTGGGTCTGATCGCTTACGAAACCGCTTCGCGCGAAGGCCTGGTGTTGGACGAAGGCGTGATCGTCGAGATCGTGCGTCCCGGCACCGGTGACCCGGTGCCCGAGGGCGAAGTGGGTGAAGTGGTCGTGACGGTTCTCAACCCCGACTACCCGCTGATCCGTTTTGGCACAGGTGACTTGTCGGCCATCCTGCCCGGCATGTGCCCCACCGGCCGCACCGGCCAGCGCATCAAAGGCTGGATGGGCCGCGCCGACCAGACCACCAAGATCCGGGGCATGTTTGTGCACCCCGGCCAGGTGGCCGAAATCGTCAAACGCTTCCCCGAAGTGAGCAAAGCCCGTTTGGTGGTGACCGGTGAGATGGCCAATGACCAAATGGCTTTGCACGTGGAGACCGCCCACTTGAGCGATGAGGCCCTGAAGGCCCGGGTGTCCGAGGCGGTGCGCGATGTGACCAAGCTGCGTGGCGACGTGCACCTGGTCAAGTCAGGCAGCCTGGCCAACGATGGCAAGGTGATCGAAGACGCCCGCAGCTACCAATAA
- a CDS encoding ABC transporter ATP-binding protein: MSDKNIVLNVNGIEVIYNHVILVLKGVSLQVPEQGIVSLLGGNGAGKTTTLRAISNLLQGERGAVTKGSIELRGERIENLTPADLVNRGVVQVMEGRHCFAHLTIEENLMTGSYTRTDKGEIAANLDKVYTYFPRLKTRRTSQAAYTSGGEQQMCAIGRALMTSPSVMLLDEPSMGLAPQIVEEVFNIVKDLNEKEKVTFLIAEQNTNMALKYSDYGYIMESGRIVMDGAAADLRTNEDVKEFYLGMGGGERKSFKDVKSYKRRKRWLA, from the coding sequence ATGAGCGACAAAAACATTGTTCTGAACGTCAATGGCATCGAGGTCATTTACAACCACGTCATCCTGGTGCTCAAGGGCGTGTCCCTGCAGGTGCCCGAGCAAGGCATCGTGTCTTTGTTGGGCGGCAACGGCGCGGGCAAGACCACGACGCTGCGCGCCATCTCCAACTTGCTGCAAGGCGAGCGCGGCGCGGTGACCAAGGGCTCCATCGAGCTGCGCGGCGAGCGCATCGAAAACCTCACGCCTGCCGACTTGGTCAACCGGGGTGTGGTGCAGGTCATGGAAGGTCGCCACTGCTTTGCCCACCTGACCATCGAAGAAAACCTGATGACCGGCAGCTACACCCGCACCGACAAGGGCGAGATCGCGGCCAACCTGGACAAGGTCTACACCTACTTCCCGCGCCTGAAAACCCGCCGTACCTCGCAAGCGGCCTACACCTCGGGCGGTGAGCAGCAGATGTGTGCCATTGGCCGTGCCTTGATGACCAGTCCCAGCGTCATGTTGTTGGACGAGCCCTCCATGGGCCTGGCCCCCCAAATTGTGGAAGAGGTGTTCAACATCGTCAAAGACCTCAACGAGAAAGAAAAAGTCACTTTCTTGATCGCTGAGCAAAACACCAACATGGCGCTGAAGTATTCCGATTACGGTTACATCATGGAGTCGGGTCGCATCGTGATGGATGGCGCTGCAGCCGATCTGCGCACCAACGAGGATGTGAAGGAGTTTTATCTGGGCATGGGCGGCGGTGAGCGCAAGAGCTTCAAAGACGTCAAGAGCTACAAGCGCCGCAAGCGTTGGTTGGCTTGA
- a CDS encoding ABC transporter substrate-binding protein, with product MKLKKLALLATLACAGLSAVVTSTAVMAQAKVQFFPSLTGRTGPVAPNATPFANGYADYMKLVNLRGGINGVQTLVEECETAYATDRGVECYERLKGKHGGATVFQPLSTGITFALTEKIPGDKIPMITSGYGRSDSADGGVFKWNFPLIGHYWVAGDVLLQHIAKQAGGWDQLKGKKIAVGYHDSPFGKELLPIVQERAAMHGFTLQLLPIPAPGVEQKAIWLQIRQQRPDYVMLQTWGVMTATSIKEAIATGYPREKMFGTWWSGAEPDIKDIGAAAKGYNAVMMQHGAEPQAEVVKEILAKVHNKGQGTGPKTEVGEVLYMRGVVGAMLAVEGVRQAQEKYGKGKVMTGEQARWGYENLNLTQAKLDALGFKGVMRPVSTSCADHMGSAWARVHTWDGSKFVWASDWLQADEQIIKPLVKSSADKYAGEKKLTRRTPADCQS from the coding sequence ATGAAACTCAAAAAGTTAGCTCTGCTGGCCACTTTGGCCTGTGCAGGTTTGTCCGCTGTGGTCACCAGCACAGCCGTGATGGCGCAAGCCAAAGTACAGTTTTTCCCGAGTCTGACGGGCCGTACCGGACCGGTAGCCCCTAACGCCACGCCATTTGCCAATGGCTACGCCGACTACATGAAACTGGTCAACCTGCGCGGCGGCATCAACGGCGTGCAAACCTTGGTGGAAGAGTGTGAAACCGCATACGCCACGGACCGTGGTGTGGAGTGCTACGAACGCCTCAAGGGCAAGCACGGTGGCGCGACCGTATTCCAGCCCCTGTCGACCGGCATCACCTTTGCTCTGACCGAAAAAATCCCAGGCGACAAGATCCCCATGATCACCTCGGGCTACGGTCGCAGTGACTCGGCAGATGGCGGCGTTTTCAAGTGGAACTTCCCCTTGATTGGCCACTACTGGGTCGCGGGTGACGTGCTCTTGCAGCACATCGCCAAGCAAGCCGGTGGCTGGGACCAACTCAAAGGCAAAAAAATCGCCGTGGGTTACCACGACAGTCCGTTTGGCAAGGAGTTGTTGCCCATCGTTCAAGAACGTGCAGCGATGCATGGCTTCACCCTGCAGTTGTTGCCTATCCCCGCGCCCGGCGTTGAGCAAAAAGCCATCTGGCTCCAAATTCGCCAGCAACGCCCTGACTACGTGATGTTGCAAACATGGGGCGTGATGACCGCTACTTCGATCAAAGAAGCCATTGCGACCGGTTATCCACGTGAAAAAATGTTTGGCACCTGGTGGTCTGGCGCTGAACCAGACATCAAGGACATCGGTGCGGCTGCCAAAGGCTACAACGCCGTGATGATGCAGCACGGTGCTGAGCCCCAAGCTGAAGTGGTCAAGGAAATTTTGGCCAAAGTCCATAACAAGGGACAAGGCACAGGCCCCAAGACTGAGGTCGGTGAAGTGCTGTACATGCGTGGTGTGGTCGGTGCCATGTTGGCCGTTGAAGGTGTGCGCCAAGCGCAAGAGAAGTACGGTAAGGGCAAAGTCATGACCGGCGAACAAGCTCGCTGGGGTTATGAGAACCTCAACTTGACGCAAGCCAAGTTGGATGCCTTGGGCTTCAAGGGCGTGATGCGTCCTGTCTCCACTTCTTGCGCTGACCACATGGGTTCTGCTTGGGCCCGCGTCCACACATGGGATGGCAGCAAATTTGTCTGGGCTTCCGACTGGTTGCAGGCTGATGAGCAAATCATCAAGCCGCTCGTGAAATCGTCGGCCGACAAGTACGCTGGCGAGAAAAAGCTGACACGCCGCACCCCTGCGGATTGCCAGTCCTGA
- a CDS encoding branched-chain amino acid ABC transporter permease, translating to MFYRENGQYKTSYRSDQQIFAIAQDRWAILALIAFAFIGVPFMADEYMFRAILIPFLILSLAALGVNILVGYCGQISLGSGAFMAVGAYMAYNTYVRIEGMPLIVALLAGGFFATLVGMFFGIPSLRVKGLYLAVATLAAQFFCDWAFSRISWFTNNSSSGSVAVSNLQVMGWVVDTPVEKYLFCLAFLVVFGLLAKNLVRSAIGREWMAIRDMDVAAAVIGIRPVYAKLSAFAVSSFIVGVAGGLWGFVHLGSWEPAAFSIDRSFQLLFMVIIGGMGSIMGSFFGAAFIVILPIFLNQFLPAVGALVGVEISTAAVSHAEYMIFGALIVWFLIAEPHGLAKLWSITKQKLRLWPFPH from the coding sequence ATGTTCTACAGAGAAAACGGTCAGTACAAGACCTCTTACCGCAGCGACCAGCAGATCTTTGCGATTGCGCAAGACCGCTGGGCCATTCTGGCGCTCATCGCCTTCGCTTTCATCGGTGTGCCCTTCATGGCCGATGAGTACATGTTCCGCGCCATCCTGATTCCCTTCCTCATCCTGTCGCTGGCGGCTTTGGGGGTGAACATCCTGGTGGGTTACTGCGGTCAGATTTCGCTGGGTTCGGGCGCGTTCATGGCGGTGGGGGCCTACATGGCCTACAACACCTACGTGCGTATTGAGGGCATGCCGCTGATCGTTGCACTGTTGGCCGGGGGCTTTTTCGCCACCTTGGTGGGGATGTTCTTTGGCATTCCCAGCCTGCGCGTGAAGGGCCTGTATTTGGCCGTGGCGACATTGGCAGCCCAGTTTTTTTGCGATTGGGCTTTCAGCCGCATCAGTTGGTTCACGAACAACAGTTCGTCAGGTTCTGTTGCCGTTTCGAATTTGCAGGTCATGGGTTGGGTGGTGGACACCCCTGTTGAAAAATACCTGTTTTGTCTGGCTTTCTTGGTGGTGTTTGGTTTGTTGGCCAAAAACTTGGTGCGTTCCGCCATTGGTCGCGAGTGGATGGCGATCCGCGACATGGACGTGGCCGCTGCGGTGATCGGCATTCGGCCCGTTTACGCCAAGCTCAGCGCCTTCGCTGTGAGCTCATTCATTGTGGGTGTGGCCGGTGGCCTGTGGGGCTTTGTGCACCTGGGTTCATGGGAGCCTGCGGCCTTCTCGATTGACCGCTCCTTCCAGCTCTTGTTCATGGTCATCATCGGCGGCATGGGCTCCATCATGGGCAGCTTCTTTGGCGCGGCCTTCATCGTGATCTTGCCGATTTTCCTGAACCAATTTTTGCCCGCTGTGGGTGCTTTGGTGGGCGTGGAAATTTCCACTGCGGCTGTATCCCATGCCGAGTACATGATTTTTGGTGCGCTGATCGTCTGGTTTTTGATTGCCGAACCCCACGGTCTGGCCAAGCTCTGGAGCATTACCAAACAGAAGTTGCGGTTGTGGCCCTTCCCGCACTGA
- a CDS encoding branched-chain amino acid ABC transporter permease: MAFFLEALFGGLMAGMLYALVALGFVLIFKASGVFNFAQGAMVLFAALAMARFSEWIPGWLGIEDKLLGNLIAFVLAAAIMFVLAWLIERLVLRHLVNQEGVTLLMATLDITYFLDGLGQTIFGSAIYQIDVGMPKEPVFLFQSVFDGGVLISLEDVYAACIAALLVVVLSLFFQKTSTGRALRAVADDHQAAQSIGIPLNRIWVIVWFVAGITALVAGIIWGSKLGVQFSLTTVALRALPVIILGGLTSVPGAIIGGLIIGVGEKLSEVYLGPYVGGGIEIWFAYVLALVFLLFRPQGLFGEKIIDRV; the protein is encoded by the coding sequence ATGGCATTTTTCCTGGAAGCTCTTTTTGGCGGCCTCATGGCCGGCATGCTCTATGCCCTGGTGGCGCTGGGCTTTGTGCTGATTTTCAAAGCCTCGGGCGTGTTCAACTTCGCGCAAGGTGCGATGGTCTTGTTCGCGGCTTTGGCCATGGCGCGTTTTTCCGAATGGATTCCCGGCTGGCTGGGCATCGAAGACAAGCTCTTGGGCAACCTGATCGCTTTTGTGCTGGCTGCCGCCATCATGTTTGTGCTGGCCTGGTTGATCGAGCGCTTGGTGTTGCGCCACCTGGTCAACCAAGAAGGCGTGACCTTGCTGATGGCCACCTTGGACATCACCTATTTCCTGGACGGCCTGGGCCAGACGATCTTTGGCAGTGCCATTTACCAAATCGATGTCGGCATGCCCAAAGAACCGGTCTTTCTTTTCCAGTCCGTTTTTGATGGCGGAGTGTTGATCAGTCTGGAAGACGTCTATGCCGCGTGCATTGCCGCTTTGCTGGTGGTGGTGTTGTCCCTTTTCTTCCAAAAAACCAGCACCGGTCGTGCTCTGCGTGCGGTGGCCGACGACCACCAAGCGGCACAGTCGATTGGCATCCCGCTCAACCGCATCTGGGTGATCGTCTGGTTTGTGGCCGGCATCACCGCCTTGGTGGCTGGCATCATCTGGGGCTCTAAGTTGGGCGTGCAGTTCTCGCTCACCACCGTGGCTTTGCGGGCCTTGCCGGTGATCATTTTGGGGGGCCTGACCTCGGTGCCCGGCGCCATCATCGGCGGCCTGATCATCGGTGTGGGTGAAAAGCTGTCCGAGGTGTACCTTGGCCCCTATGTGGGCGGCGGCATCGAAATATGGTTTGCTTATGTGCTGGCGCTGGTGTTCTTGCTGTTCCGTCCGCAAGGCCTGTTCGGCGAAAAAATCATCGACCGCGTGTAA
- a CDS encoding ABC transporter ATP-binding protein, with the protein MTKKIGDVILDVNNISLRFGGVKALTDISFNVREHEVRAIIGPNGAGKSSMLNCINGVYQPQEGSITFRGQKFDHMNSRQVAEMGIARTFQNLALFKGMSVIDNIMTGRNLRIKSNLFMQALRIGPAQREEEEHREFVEHIIDFLEIQAFRKTPVGQLPYGLQKRVDLGRALAMEPQVLLLDEPMAGMNMEEKQDMCRFILDVNDEFGSTIVLIEHDMGVVMDISDRVVVLDYGKKIGDGTPEEVRNNEEVISAYLGTSH; encoded by the coding sequence ATGACCAAGAAAATCGGCGACGTCATTCTGGACGTCAACAACATCAGTTTGCGTTTCGGCGGCGTGAAGGCGCTGACCGACATTTCGTTCAACGTGCGCGAACACGAAGTGCGTGCCATCATCGGCCCCAACGGCGCTGGCAAAAGCTCGATGCTCAACTGCATCAACGGCGTGTACCAGCCGCAAGAGGGCAGCATCACTTTCCGTGGCCAAAAGTTTGACCACATGAACAGCCGCCAAGTGGCCGAGATGGGCATCGCCCGCACCTTCCAAAACCTGGCGTTGTTCAAGGGCATGAGCGTGATCGACAACATCATGACCGGCCGCAATCTGCGCATCAAAAGCAACCTGTTCATGCAGGCCTTGCGCATTGGCCCCGCACAACGCGAAGAAGAAGAGCACCGCGAATTTGTCGAGCACATCATCGACTTTCTGGAGATCCAGGCCTTTCGCAAAACGCCTGTGGGCCAGCTGCCCTATGGTTTGCAAAAGCGGGTGGACTTGGGCCGTGCCTTGGCCATGGAGCCCCAAGTGCTTTTGCTCGACGAGCCGATGGCCGGCATGAATATGGAAGAAAAGCAGGACATGTGCCGCTTTATTCTGGATGTGAACGACGAGTTCGGCTCCACCATCGTGTTGATCGAGCACGACATGGGCGTGGTGATGGACATTTCCGACCGCGTGGTGGTGTTGGACTACGGCAAAAAAATCGGCGACGGGACTCCCGAAGAAGTGCGCAACAACGAAGAAGTGATCAGTGCCTATCTGGGCACCAGCCACTGA